One Micromonospora eburnea genomic region harbors:
- a CDS encoding DUF2945 domain-containing protein — protein sequence MAEKEFREGDHVSWASHSGRAHGVVKEKLVDRTHVRGHTVNASPEHPQYRIRNDDSGRDVAHRPEVLRHEPG from the coding sequence ATGGCCGAGAAGGAGTTCCGCGAGGGCGACCACGTCTCCTGGGCCAGCCACAGCGGCCGGGCCCACGGCGTGGTCAAGGAGAAGTTGGTCGACCGCACACACGTACGCGGGCACACGGTGAACGCCTCGCCGGAGCACCCGCAGTACCGCATCCGCAACGACGACTCGGGGCGCGACGTCGCCCACCGGCCCGAGGTGTTGCGCCATGAGCCGGGCTGA
- the coaE gene encoding dephospho-CoA kinase: MLMVGLTGGIGSGKSAVASRLAALGAVVIDADRIAREVVAPGSEGLAEIVAAFSERVLDPHGALDRAALGSVVFADEAARRRLEAITHPRVRARTVELAAAAPADAIVVNDVPLLVEVGLAPTYHLVVVVRTAMRTRVERLARDRGMDRAEAERRIAAQADDARRDAAADVLLTNDGTRDELHAAVDALWRDRLLPYERNVREHRAVRPERAVLTEPDPTWPRQYARLAARIRHAVGSDPRVDHIGSTAVPGLAAKDVIDIQLTVPSLAEADGPLAERLADAGFPRLSGDWWDNPRPPGGARWEKRLHGSADPARPAYLHLREAGSPGWRYALLTRDHLRADPGQRDAYLRLKRELAASAPDCDTYGAGKEPWFDEEHLRAEEWAARTGWRP, translated from the coding sequence GTGCTGATGGTGGGATTGACCGGGGGCATCGGGTCCGGCAAGAGCGCGGTGGCGAGCCGGCTGGCCGCGCTCGGTGCGGTGGTCATCGACGCGGACCGGATCGCCCGTGAGGTGGTCGCCCCGGGCAGCGAGGGGCTGGCCGAGATCGTCGCCGCCTTCTCCGAACGGGTTCTCGACCCGCACGGCGCCCTCGACCGGGCGGCGCTGGGCTCTGTCGTCTTCGCCGACGAGGCGGCCCGCCGCCGGTTGGAGGCGATCACCCATCCCCGGGTCCGGGCGCGGACCGTGGAGCTGGCCGCCGCCGCGCCCGCGGACGCGATCGTGGTCAACGACGTGCCGCTGCTGGTCGAGGTGGGGCTCGCGCCGACGTACCACCTGGTGGTCGTGGTGCGGACGGCGATGCGTACCCGGGTGGAGCGGCTGGCGCGCGACCGCGGCATGGACCGCGCGGAGGCCGAGCGGCGCATCGCCGCACAGGCCGACGACGCGCGCCGCGATGCGGCAGCCGACGTGCTGCTCACCAACGATGGCACCCGGGACGAGCTGCACGCGGCGGTGGACGCGCTCTGGCGTGACCGCCTGCTGCCCTATGAGCGCAACGTCCGCGAGCACCGGGCGGTCCGGCCGGAGCGGGCGGTGCTCACCGAACCCGACCCGACCTGGCCCCGGCAGTACGCCCGGCTGGCCGCCCGGATCCGGCACGCGGTCGGCTCCGACCCGCGCGTGGACCACATCGGTTCCACCGCCGTGCCCGGGCTGGCCGCGAAGGACGTCATCGACATCCAACTCACCGTGCCGTCGCTGGCGGAGGCGGATGGTCCGCTCGCCGAGCGGCTCGCCGACGCCGGGTTCCCGCGACTGTCCGGCGACTGGTGGGACAACCCGCGCCCGCCGGGCGGCGCTCGGTGGGAGAAACGGTTGCACGGCAGCGCCGACCCGGCCCGCCCGGCGTACCTGCACCTGCGGGAGGCCGGCTCGCCCGGCTGGCGGTACGCGCTGCTGACGCGGGACCACCTGCGCGCCGACCCGGGGCAGCGGGACGCGTACCTGCGGCTGAAACGGGAACTGGCGGCCTCCGCCCCGGACTGCGACACGTACGGCGCCGGCAAGGAGCCCTGGTTCGACGAGGAGCACCTGCGCGCCGAGGAATGGGCCGCGCGGACGGGCTGGCGGCCCTGA
- a CDS encoding MerR family transcriptional regulator yields the protein MRIGELAGVTGCTPRALRHYEEQGLISSERAANGYREYDEAMVVRVRNIRHLLGAGLTLEDVRYFLPCLDGDVAAATPSPDGLRVARERLAALDARIAAQVAVRDRLAAALRDAAAALPSGTFR from the coding sequence GTGCGGATCGGCGAGCTGGCCGGGGTGACCGGGTGCACTCCCCGCGCCCTGCGGCACTACGAGGAGCAGGGCCTGATCTCCTCGGAGCGGGCGGCGAACGGCTACCGCGAGTACGACGAGGCGATGGTCGTCCGGGTCCGCAACATCCGGCATCTGCTCGGCGCCGGGCTGACCCTCGAGGACGTCCGGTACTTCCTGCCCTGTCTGGACGGTGACGTGGCCGCGGCCACGCCCTCCCCCGACGGCCTCCGGGTCGCCCGGGAGCGGCTGGCCGCCCTCGACGCCCGGATCGCCGCACAGGTGGCCGTCCGGGACCGCCTCGCCGCCGCCCTACGCGACGCGGCAGCCGCCCTCCCATCCGGCACCTTCCGCTGA
- a CDS encoding class I SAM-dependent methyltransferase: MDDDRVTRRRVGATEVRRANRGWWDADADDYQAEHGAFLGEVDFVWCPEGLREADARLLGEVTGRRILELGSGAAAAARWLAGQGARPVALDLSAGMLRHATAAAARTGVRVPLVQADALALPFADAAFDTVCTAFGAIPFVDDSAAVMREVARVLRPGGRWVFSVTHPMRWIFLDDPGQGGLTAVHSYFDRSPYVEQDEHGVATYVEQHRTLGDRVRELVGAGFRLLDLVEPEWPEGHEEIWGQWSPLRGRLFPGTAIFVAEKPAHG; the protein is encoded by the coding sequence GTGGATGACGACAGGGTGACCCGGCGCCGGGTGGGCGCCACCGAGGTCCGCCGGGCCAACCGCGGCTGGTGGGACGCCGACGCCGACGACTACCAGGCCGAGCACGGGGCGTTCCTGGGCGAGGTGGACTTCGTCTGGTGCCCCGAGGGGCTGCGCGAGGCCGACGCCCGGCTGCTCGGCGAGGTGACCGGCCGCCGGATCCTCGAACTCGGCTCCGGAGCGGCGGCCGCCGCCCGTTGGCTGGCCGGCCAGGGTGCCCGGCCCGTCGCCCTGGACCTCTCCGCCGGCATGCTGCGGCACGCCACGGCCGCCGCCGCCCGCACCGGCGTACGCGTGCCCCTGGTGCAGGCCGACGCGCTCGCCCTGCCCTTCGCCGACGCCGCCTTCGACACCGTCTGCACGGCGTTCGGCGCGATCCCGTTCGTGGACGACTCGGCGGCGGTGATGCGGGAGGTGGCCCGGGTGCTGCGTCCCGGGGGCCGCTGGGTCTTCTCGGTCACCCACCCGATGCGCTGGATCTTCCTCGACGACCCGGGCCAGGGCGGCCTCACCGCGGTGCACTCGTACTTCGACCGCTCCCCCTATGTCGAGCAGGACGAGCACGGGGTGGCCACGTACGTCGAGCAGCACCGCACCCTCGGCGACCGGGTCCGCGAACTGGTCGGCGCCGGGTTCCGGCTGCTGGACCTGGTGGAGCCGGAGTGGCCGGAGGGACACGAGGAGATCTGGGGGCAGTGGAGCCCGCTGCGCGGCCGGCTCTTCCCCGGCACCGCCATCTTCGTCGCGGAGAAGCCGGCCCACGGGTAA
- a CDS encoding SDR family NAD(P)-dependent oxidoreductase — protein sequence MNDAQRRVVVVTGAGTGIGRATARAFSADGAHVLAVGRRTGPLAETAAGHPLITPLAADVTAADAPGRLVDAALDRYGRLDVLINNAGIAGDAALAEFDEAAARRQLDTNLLAPIRLAHAALTALAETRGVIVNVTTSIGQRAWPGSAVYAAGKAALDSLTRSWAVELAPQGIRVVSVAPGAIDTPIGEHLGRSPEQLAAVRRWQLARTPLGRIGRPEDVAWAIRQLCDPAAGFVTGVVLPVDGGAVVG from the coding sequence ATGAACGATGCGCAACGCAGAGTCGTCGTCGTCACCGGCGCGGGCACCGGCATCGGCCGGGCCACCGCCCGCGCCTTCAGCGCCGACGGCGCCCACGTCCTGGCGGTCGGCCGCCGCACCGGGCCGCTGGCCGAGACCGCCGCCGGCCATCCGCTGATCACCCCGCTCGCCGCCGACGTCACCGCCGCCGACGCGCCGGGCCGGCTGGTCGACGCGGCACTCGACCGGTACGGCCGGCTGGACGTGCTGATCAACAACGCGGGAATCGCCGGGGACGCGGCCCTCGCCGAGTTCGACGAGGCGGCCGCCCGGCGGCAGCTCGACACCAACCTGCTCGCCCCGATCCGGCTGGCCCACGCCGCGCTGACCGCGCTGGCCGAAACCCGAGGGGTGATCGTCAACGTCACCACCTCCATCGGCCAGCGCGCCTGGCCCGGCTCCGCCGTCTACGCGGCCGGCAAGGCCGCCCTCGACTCGCTGACCCGCAGTTGGGCGGTGGAGCTGGCCCCGCAGGGCATCCGGGTGGTCTCGGTGGCCCCGGGGGCGATCGACACGCCCATCGGTGAACACCTGGGCCGGTCCCCGGAGCAGCTCGCGGCGGTACGCCGCTGGCAGCTCGCGCGCACCCCCCTGGGCCGGATAGGCCGGCCCGAGGACGTAGCGTGGGCGATCCGGCAGCTCTGTGATCCGGCGGCGGGCTTCGTCACCGGGGTGGTGCTGCCGGTGGACGGCGGCGCGGTGGTCGGCTGA
- a CDS encoding DUF3140 domain-containing protein has product MSRAEDGRDTYREFTEAVNMTPGELRKWLETDESQRVGWRKGGKGGESVGHESGRKIVELLRRRRDQLSEADYRHMRKVVGYVRRHMAQRPSGDVRATRWRYSLMNWGHDPVKAPLPPPGGQSRRALERHGTPPTERRGPGRGPAPRRSSTRSQPRAR; this is encoded by the coding sequence ATGAGCCGGGCTGAGGACGGCCGGGACACCTACCGCGAGTTCACCGAGGCGGTGAACATGACCCCCGGTGAGCTGCGGAAGTGGCTGGAAACGGACGAGTCGCAGCGCGTCGGCTGGCGCAAGGGCGGCAAGGGCGGCGAGTCGGTCGGCCACGAGTCCGGCCGAAAGATCGTCGAACTGCTGCGCCGCCGGCGTGACCAGCTCTCCGAGGCCGACTACCGGCACATGCGCAAGGTCGTCGGGTACGTCCGGCGGCACATGGCCCAGCGGCCCAGCGGCGACGTACGCGCGACCCGGTGGCGGTACTCCCTGATGAACTGGGGCCACGACCCGGTCAAGGCCCCACTCCCGCCGCCCGGCGGCCAGTCCCGCAGGGCCCTGGAGCGGCACGGCACCCCGCCGACCGAGCGCCGGGGACCGGGCCGCGGACCGGCGCCCCGCCGGTCGAGCACCCGGAGCCAACCACGCGCACGCTGA
- the rpsA gene encoding 30S ribosomal protein S1 — MTSSIEATSSANKVTVDDLGSEEAFLAAIDETIKYFNDGDIVEGTVVKVDRDEVLLDIGYKTEGVIPSRELSIKHDVDPAEVVSVGDHIEALVLQKEDKEGRLILSKKRAQYERAWGTIEKIKDEDGVVRGSVIEVVKGGLILDIGLRGFLPASLVEMRRVRDLQPYVGRELEAKIIELDKNRNNVVLSRRAWLEQTQSEVRTEFLNKLQKGQVRKGVVSSIVNFGAFVDLGGVDGLVHVSELSWKHIDHPSEVVEVGQEVEVEVLDVDLDRERVSLSLKATQEDPWRQFARTHAIQQIVPGKVTKLVPFGAFVRVDDGIEGLVHISELAERHVEIPEQVVQVGSEVMVKVIDIDLERRRISLSLKQANEGFVEGEEHFDPTLYGMAATYDEQGNYIYPEGFDPETGEWLEGYEKQREAWEQQYAEARQRWEAHTKQVQTSRAADAEAAANPAPAVSGATTSTSAPSRQAEEPAGTLATDEALAALREKLAGGK, encoded by the coding sequence ATGACGAGCAGCATCGAGGCCACCTCGAGCGCCAACAAGGTCACCGTCGACGACCTCGGCTCCGAGGAAGCTTTCCTCGCCGCGATCGACGAGACCATCAAGTACTTCAACGACGGCGACATTGTCGAAGGCACCGTCGTCAAGGTCGATCGGGACGAGGTCCTGCTCGACATCGGCTACAAGACCGAGGGCGTGATCCCCTCTCGGGAGCTGTCGATCAAGCACGACGTGGACCCGGCCGAGGTGGTTTCGGTCGGTGACCACATCGAGGCCCTCGTCCTCCAGAAGGAGGACAAGGAGGGTCGCCTGATCCTCTCCAAGAAGCGGGCGCAGTACGAGCGGGCCTGGGGCACGATCGAGAAGATCAAGGACGAGGACGGCGTCGTCCGCGGCTCGGTCATCGAGGTCGTCAAGGGTGGTCTCATCCTCGACATCGGCCTGCGCGGCTTCCTGCCCGCCTCGCTGGTGGAGATGCGGCGGGTGCGCGACCTGCAGCCGTACGTCGGGCGCGAGCTCGAGGCCAAGATCATCGAGCTGGACAAGAACCGCAACAACGTGGTCCTGTCCCGCCGGGCCTGGCTGGAGCAGACGCAGTCCGAGGTGCGCACCGAGTTCCTCAACAAGCTGCAGAAGGGCCAGGTCCGCAAGGGCGTCGTGTCCTCGATCGTCAACTTCGGCGCGTTCGTCGACCTGGGCGGCGTGGACGGCCTGGTGCACGTCTCCGAGCTGTCCTGGAAGCACATCGACCACCCGTCCGAGGTCGTCGAGGTCGGCCAGGAGGTCGAGGTCGAGGTCCTGGACGTCGACCTGGACCGCGAGCGGGTCTCGCTGTCGCTGAAGGCGACCCAGGAGGATCCGTGGCGTCAGTTCGCCCGCACCCACGCGATCCAGCAGATCGTGCCGGGTAAGGTCACCAAGCTGGTGCCGTTCGGCGCCTTCGTCCGGGTGGACGACGGCATCGAGGGCCTGGTCCACATCTCCGAGCTGGCCGAGCGCCACGTGGAGATCCCGGAGCAGGTCGTCCAGGTCGGCTCCGAGGTCATGGTCAAGGTCATCGACATCGACCTGGAGCGTCGCCGGATCTCGCTGTCGCTCAAGCAGGCCAACGAGGGCTTCGTCGAGGGCGAGGAGCACTTCGACCCGACCCTCTACGGCATGGCCGCGACCTACGACGAGCAGGGCAACTACATCTACCCGGAGGGCTTCGACCCGGAGACGGGCGAGTGGCTCGAGGGCTACGAGAAGCAGCGCGAGGCGTGGGAGCAGCAGTACGCCGAGGCGCGTCAGCGCTGGGAGGCCCACACCAAGCAGGTGCAGACCTCCCGGGCCGCCGACGCCGAGGCCGCTGCCAACCCGGCTCCGGCCGTCTCCGGCGCCACCACCTCGACCTCGGCCCCGAGCCGGCAGGCCGAGGAGCCGGCGGGCACCCTGGCCACCGACGAGGCGCTCGCCGCGCTGCGGGAGAAGCTCGCCGGCGGTAAGTGA
- the uvrB gene encoding excinuclease ABC subunit UvrB, giving the protein MALDIPRLEGRFQVVSEFQPAGDQPAAIDELERRVRRGDRNTVLLGATGTGKSATTAWLVERLQRPTLVLAPNKTLAAQLAKEFGELLPHNAVEYFVSYYDYYQPEAYIPQTDTYIEKDSSINEEVERLRHSATMSLLTRRDVIVVATVSAIYGLGTPEEYLDRAVRVAVGQELDRDQLLRRLVDIQYTRNDMAFQRGTFRVRGDTLEVIPAYEELAVRIELFGDEIEKLYYLNPLTGDVVREVNQLMIFPATHYAAGPERMERAIRDIETELGERLAELERQGKLLEAQRLRMRTTYDIEMMRQVGFCSGIENYSMHIDGRLPGSPPHCLLDYFPDDFLTVVDESHVTIPQIGGMYEGDASRKRMLIDHGFRLPSAADNRPLRFDEYLERVGQMVFLSATPGPWELEQAQGEFVEQVIRPTGLVDPEVVVKPTKGQIDDLMHEIKLRTERDERVLVTTLTKKMAEDLSDYLLENGIRVRYLHSEVDTLRRVELLRELRKGDYDVLVGINLLREGLDLPEVSLVAILDADKEGFLRSGRSLIQTIGRAARNVSGQVHMYADKITPSMADAIDETNRRRAKQIAHNEAHGISPEPLRKKIHDILDDIYREAEDTENTQVGGAARQLSRGKAPVKETRSRGRGGAATPSREGMARADLANLIQELNEQMLAAARELQFELAARIRDEIADLKKELRGMDAAGVK; this is encoded by the coding sequence ATGGCGCTCGACATTCCCCGGCTCGAAGGCCGCTTCCAGGTCGTCAGCGAGTTCCAGCCGGCCGGTGACCAGCCGGCAGCCATCGACGAGCTGGAGCGTCGCGTGCGGCGTGGCGACCGTAACACGGTCCTGCTCGGCGCGACCGGCACCGGCAAGAGCGCCACCACGGCGTGGCTGGTCGAGCGGTTGCAACGGCCGACCCTGGTGCTCGCGCCCAACAAGACCCTCGCCGCCCAGCTCGCCAAGGAGTTCGGCGAGCTGCTCCCGCACAACGCGGTGGAGTATTTCGTCTCCTACTACGACTACTACCAGCCCGAGGCGTACATTCCGCAGACCGACACCTACATCGAGAAGGACTCCTCGATCAACGAGGAGGTCGAGCGGCTGCGGCACTCGGCGACCATGTCGCTGCTCACCCGGCGCGACGTCATCGTGGTGGCGACCGTCTCGGCGATCTACGGTCTGGGCACCCCGGAGGAATATCTCGATCGCGCGGTGCGGGTCGCGGTCGGGCAGGAACTCGACCGCGACCAGTTGCTGCGCCGGCTGGTCGACATCCAGTACACCCGCAACGACATGGCGTTCCAGCGGGGCACCTTCCGGGTCCGGGGCGACACGCTGGAGGTCATTCCGGCGTACGAGGAGCTGGCCGTCCGGATCGAGCTCTTCGGTGACGAGATCGAGAAGCTCTACTACCTCAACCCGCTCACCGGCGACGTGGTCCGCGAGGTCAACCAGTTGATGATCTTCCCGGCCACGCACTACGCGGCCGGCCCGGAGCGGATGGAGCGGGCGATCCGCGACATCGAGACCGAGCTGGGCGAGCGGCTGGCCGAGCTGGAGCGGCAGGGCAAGCTGCTGGAGGCGCAGCGGCTGCGGATGCGCACCACGTACGACATCGAGATGATGCGACAGGTCGGCTTCTGCTCCGGCATCGAGAACTACTCCATGCACATCGACGGCCGGTTGCCCGGCAGCCCGCCGCACTGCCTGCTCGACTACTTCCCCGACGACTTCCTCACCGTGGTTGACGAGTCACACGTGACCATTCCGCAGATCGGCGGCATGTACGAGGGCGACGCCTCCCGCAAGCGGATGCTGATCGACCACGGCTTCCGGCTGCCCAGCGCGGCCGACAACCGGCCGCTGCGCTTCGACGAGTACCTGGAGCGGGTCGGCCAGATGGTCTTCCTCTCCGCCACCCCCGGCCCATGGGAGCTGGAGCAGGCCCAGGGTGAGTTCGTCGAGCAGGTGATCCGCCCGACCGGCCTGGTCGACCCGGAGGTCGTCGTGAAGCCCACCAAGGGGCAGATCGACGACCTGATGCACGAGATCAAGCTGCGTACCGAGCGGGACGAGCGGGTGCTGGTCACCACCCTGACCAAGAAGATGGCCGAGGACCTGTCGGACTACCTCCTGGAGAACGGCATCCGGGTGCGCTACCTGCACTCCGAGGTCGACACGCTGCGCCGGGTGGAGCTGCTGCGCGAGCTGCGCAAGGGCGACTACGACGTGCTGGTCGGCATCAACCTGCTCCGGGAGGGCCTCGACCTGCCCGAGGTCTCCCTGGTGGCGATCCTGGACGCCGACAAGGAGGGCTTCCTGCGCAGCGGCCGGTCGCTGATCCAGACCATCGGCCGGGCCGCCCGTAACGTCTCCGGCCAGGTCCACATGTACGCCGACAAGATCACTCCGTCGATGGCGGACGCGATCGACGAGACCAACCGGCGCCGGGCCAAGCAGATCGCGCACAACGAGGCGCACGGGATCAGCCCCGAGCCGCTGCGCAAGAAGATCCACGACATCCTCGACGACATCTACCGCGAGGCGGAGGACACCGAGAACACCCAGGTCGGCGGGGCGGCTCGGCAGCTGTCCCGGGGCAAGGCCCCGGTCAAGGAGACCCGCAGCCGTGGACGGGGCGGCGCCGCCACCCCGTCGCGGGAGGGGATGGCCCGGGCCGACCTGGCCAACCTCATCCAGGAGCTCAACGAGCAGATGCTCGCCGCCGCGCGGGAGCTGCAGTTCGAGCTGGCGGCCCGGATCCGCGACGAGATCGCCGACCTCAAGAAGGAACTGCGCGGGATGGACGCCGCCGGTGTGAAGTGA